CAGGAGAACACCGTTGAAGCGGTCGAGCATGAGCGAGAAGCCGGCCAGCGCGGGCAGGTCTGGAATTGCCGGCCCCTTGGCCGGCTCCAGTTCGAACCCATGGCTCACAATGTCTTCTCCGCCAATGCCAGCAGCTTGGCGCAGTTGGCATTCTTGTCGGCGTAGTCCTTCCAGACGTGGGCGCGCGCGATGGACTGCCATTTCTTGACGATCGCCGGATTCAGGTCAACCACCTTGGCGCCGGCCTTCTGGTACACCGCCGCCACTGCCTGGTCGTCGTCCATCGCGGCCTTGCGCGCGAAGGTTTCGAGCTCGCCACCGACGGTGAGGATCAGCGCCTGCTGTTCCTTGGTCAGCTTGTCGAACACGGACTTCGACATCATCAGCGGTTCGAACATGAACCAGTAGGCGCCGCCGCGGCCGGTGGTCAGCGCCTTCGACACTTCCTCGAGGCGGAACGAAATGAGCGAGGTGGAGGAGGTGAGCGCCGCCTCCATCGCGCCGGTCTGCATCGCCGCGTAGATCTCGTTCGACGGCAGCGTGACGACGGCAGCGCCTGCGGCCTTGAGCATCAGGTCCATCTCGCGCGAACCGCCGCGCACCTTCATGCCCTTGGCGTCGTCCGGATCGACGATCGGCTTGGTGCGCGAGGCGACGCCGCCGGCTTGCCAAATCCAGCTGACCAGAACGATGCCTTTTTCGAGCAGGATGCGATTGAGTTCCTTGCCCACTTCGGCATTCTTCCAGCCGTAGCCCTGGTCGTACGAGGTGACGAGGCCCGGCATCAGACCGATGTTCACCTCGGGGACTTCGCCGCCGGCGTACGACAGCGGCACCAGCGACATGTCGAGCGCGCCCTTGCGCATGGCCGAGAACTGGGCGTTGGTCTTCATCAGCGACGACCCGGGGTAGATCTCGAATTTGAGGGCGCCCTTGCTGCGCTTTTCCACCTCGGCGGCGAACATGCGCACCAGGCGGTCGCGGAAGTCGCCTTCGCTGACTGTGCCGCCGGGGAACTGGTGCGAGATCTTGATCTTGCTGCCTTGTGCCCAGGCGGTGTTCAGCCAGAGCGGGCTGGTGGCGAGTGCGCCCAATACGGTCCTGCGGGTCATTACCGACATGTCATCCTCCAAGATGGTTTTTATGAACTTCCGGGTGAATCGCGACAGACGCTTGCCGACTGGAAACGTATGCAACGTTCTTCTTTATGTATACAAGATTAAACTTAAAAAATACGTTGTCAAGCTCATTTGAGCTTTTATAATGAATCACTATATACAAGTGTCTGGAAGATTCAACATGAAAAGCCGCTCAGAAAGCCTGCGCGAAACGATCGAGGAGATGATCGCCGTCGGCACGCTGGCGCCCGGCCAGCATCTGGACGAAACCGAACTGGCGGCCAGGTTCGGGGTGTCGCGCACGCCGATCCGCGAAACGCTGATCCAGCTCGCGTCGATGGGACTGGTGGTGATCCGCCCGCGCCGCGGCGCGCTGGTGGCCGAACTGGGACCGCAGCAGCTGGTCGAGATGTTCGAGGTGATGTCGGAGCTGGAGGCGGTCTGCGCCAGGCTGGGCGCGCGCCGCATGGCGCCGGCCGAACAGGCCGCGCTGCTGGCCGCGCACGAAGCCTGCAAGGAGGCCAGCTTGTCGAAGGATCCCGACGACTACTATTACAAGAACGAGGCGTTCCACTACGCCGTGTATGCGGGCAGCCACAACCAGTTCCTGATCGAGCAGGCGCGCAGCCTGTCGCGCCGATTGCGGCCTTACCGGCGGCTGCAACTGCGCGTGCGCGACCGGGTCGGCACCTCGTTTTCAGAGCACGACGCGATGGTGCAGGCGATCGTCAAGGGCGACGGTGAGCTGGCCGCGCAACTGGCGCGCGAACACGTGATGATCCAGGGCGAGCGCTTCGCCGACCTGATGGCGTCGCTGCCGCAGCTGACGGCGGCCCCCACCTAGAGGCGCGCATCGCCCGCTACTGGGAGTAGGAAGGCCGACACACATTCGGGTTGGTCGCGCCGAGATGGAAGATCCCGTGCTGGCGCCCGCATGCGGCCGGATTGGACGGCGCGCCGGCGCCCGCCGGAAAACAGCACCAGCCGGAAGATGCGCCCGCGGCGGCGCCGCTGCTGTCCGTGTCCGAAGGTCCGTCCGCCTCCGGTTGCTCGGCGCGAAAATAGCGCTGCCGCCAGGCTCCGGCGGCGCGTGCGTCAGCCGCCGTCATGCGCCTGATTGCCGATTTGCCGTTGCTGGCGGCGAAATATTGGTCGTACGCGCCAAGCTTCGCCATGCGCGGCGCCATCATCTCGACGCTGCCTTCGATGACGGTCACCCGAGCCTCCCTGTTCGTCACCCGAATGTTGACCACGCTGCGCGCCACGCCGGCGGTATTGAGCCGCTGGTTGCGGAATTCGATGCAGCCGCCCTTGGTGTCGATCGCCGCCTGGCCGCGCAGGATCGACATCAGCAGGCATGCGCCCTGGCGCAGCAGCCGAAACTCGGGATCCGTGTTCTGGTCGAGCTGCACGCTGCCGCCATCGTTGAGGACCAGCAGTGCGCTCGTGCCCGGGCCGGTGGTGACGGTATCGCCGTCAAATACATAGCTGCCGCTGGGCGCGGGCCTGCGGTTGATGAAGGCGTGCGGGCCGTCGACGGCCAGCCTGGCGATGGTATCGCCCCGCACCTCTGGCAGCTTGAGGTTCGGCGGCGCTGCTTGTCCGCGCGCCGGGCAAGGACCGGCGGCGAGTGCGCACGCCAGCACGGCCGCTACGGCCGGCGGGATGGTTTTCATTTTTTCTCTCCTTGCCTGAGGTTCTTGCGCCAGCGCGCATCGAACAGATCGTAAGCGCCGTCGATCTCCGCGCGCTTGACGCTGCCGGCGGGTATCCAGAACAATTTGCGGCTGGCCGCGTCCCACACCACGAAATCGCTGGACGACTTATTGAGCAGGAAAACCGGCGCGTCGGCTGCCAGCGCCGGCGCGCCGTCGAAGGTCAACGCGATGCGCGGATAATTGGCCGGCCGCTGCAGCACGCCGTAGTCCATCGGCAGCAACAGCAGGTACAGCGCAGTGGCGAAGTACGGGGGCGCCACGCACCACGCGCGCCATCGCCAGGAGAGGGTGACGCGCCAGGTGAGATAGGCGATGAGGATGGCCTCGGCCAGTCCGATCGCCAGCTCCTGGAAGGCGGCAAGAAGCAGCGCTTTGTCCGCGGCGATCAGCGCGTTCCTGAGACTGTCGGCGCCTTGCCCGCCGGCCGCGCCGCACTGCGCCGTGCCGCCATCGGCATACAGCAGGTTGGCGTAGCACAGCGGACGCTCGAACTTGTCGAGGTAAATGTCGGAATGCCAGAGAAAGAGGATGAACAGTACGATGAAGGCGATGGCGCGCGCCAGCGGACGGGCGTCGACGTGCAGGAAGCGCGAGCGCAGCGCATCGCACCAGCGTGCGGCGGTGGCGCGAAGCCGCAGTCCAAGCACGATGCCGATGAGGGCGATGGGCGTGATGATGGCCAGCAGCGGCAGCACCATATCGCGGCCGACCGAATAGGCGGTGACGAGGAAGAATTTGGCGCCTTCCTGCAAGATGTAGTCGTGGCTGAAATCGATCAGGCCATACAGGCCGAGCATGCTCAGGTGGGCGCGCGAGACCAGGTAGCCGCAGGCGTACAGGACGGCGGTGATGCCGGCGAGCGCGCCGCCGAGGCCGACGATGAAAGCGCGCGTCACGGCAAGGACAGTGGATTTCGCCACTGCGCCACCAAGGGGCGGTACGGACAGGTCGGCGGTCATCGGATGCCCAGTCAGGCTCGGGTCGAGCGCTACTGCTTAGGCATCGGCGGTGCTCAACAGTTCATTGCTTGGGTGCGATGCCTGCGCAAGGTCAAGCGGGCCAGCGCTGGTTTCCATAGAGCGGATTCGGGCAGGCGGACGTTAGTTCCTGCCTGCCTCTGCCTGCCTGCCTCTACCTGCCAAGACGTCCCGCCAGGACCTTGCGCCACTCGGAGAAGAATGTGCTGCGCGCAGGCGGTGCGTCGGACGGGCATTGGGCGGGCGCCGGCTTCCTGTCGGCGGGCTTGATCGGCCGGATCGGGGTGTCGTAGGCAAGCACGTCAGGCATGATGGACTCCTTGTTAAGTGGATAAGATTCCATTCTGCACTGTTCCGGATGTGGGATAAATGCTTATAATTGAATTAAGTATCCCGAAAATGGAGCAATCGAATGGATGTGTTGAACTACATGCGGCTGTTCGTCGAGGTCGCGAAGCGCAAGAGTTTCCGCGGCGCGGCGGAGGCGCTCGACATGCCGAATTCGACTCTTTCGCGCAATATCGCCGAATTGGAGAAGGCCATCGGCGTGCTGCTGCTGCACCGCTCCACCAGGCGGGTGGAACTGACGGTCGCCGGCGAGCTGTATTTCAAGCGCTGCCAAAGCATCGTGGAGGAAGCGCTCTGCGCGCACGAGTCGTTTCGCGACGTCGCCGAAAGGCCGGTGGGCACGCTGCGCGTGTCGATGACCCCGGATTTCGGCGTCGGCTACCTGGCGCCCATGCTCGGTGAATTTGCCGCGGCCTACCCGCTGATCAAATTCGATTTCGACCTGTCCTCGCGCGTGGTGGACCTGCAGTCCGATCCGTTCGACATGGCCATCCGGTTGGGGGCTGCGCCGACCGCTCCTTCGAGCCTGGTGGCGCGGCAGATCGCACTGCTGCCTCGCTACCTGTATGCGTCGCCCGGCTATCTGGCGCGCGCGGCGCCGCTCACCCACGCGAACGATCTGGCCAACCACGTCATCTGCATGGGGACACGCTCCAGCCGGGAGACCGATGTGTGGCGCCGCCTGATGCGCGGCGATGAAATCGTCGAGATCATGGGCGGTTCGCGATTTATCTCGAACAGTGCGGCGTTGAGCATGGAATGGGCGGCGAATTCGGTCGGCATCGCGGGCCTGGACCCGCAAATCGCCTGTGCGAATGTGGCGGCGGGCCGCCTGGTGCGGGTGCTGCCCGACTGGCAATTGGAACCGGTCGCGCTGCACGTCATCACCGATACGCGGCACCTGCCCGCGCGCACCAAGCTGTTCATCTCATTTCTCAAGGCCCGTCTGAGTCAACCGGGAATCTGCTGGCAAGCCGACTGTCACTGATCGTTCCCGGAGAGTGGCAGGTCCGCGGAACCAGCCCCTCCTTGCCTACAGCGACTTGAGGAAGCCGCGCAGCGTATCGGCCAACATGTCGGGCTGGTCGAACATGACGAAGTGGCGCGATGGCGCGATCGACACCACCTGCAGCTTCGGCGTGCCGGCCATCAGCGACGTGTAATAGTCCTTCGCCATCTCGCGCGTCAGGCCGCGCTGCACCGCGTCCGGCTCGAAGTAGGGTGCGACCAGCAGCACCGGCACGGTGATGTCCTTCAGGCCGGGGCGGAAGTCGGCCGCGATCAGCGCCGCCGCCGCTTCGCCGACCGCGCCCGGATCGCTGCGCGCGGACAGCTTCGCCAGTTCGTCGGCGCGCTCCATGTCGACCACGCCGGTGCCGCGCATGAACTGTTGCTGGTCGAGGGCGAACTGCTCGGCGCTGGAGCTGGCCATGCGCGCCTTCATGGCGCCGCCAATGGCCGCGCGCTGTGCCGCCGGCATGCTCTCGGTCCGGGGCATGACCGGCAGGCCGTCGATCGCCACCACGCCGCGGATCAGGGCCGAATCCTGCTCGGCGAACGCGATCGACAGCGCGCCGCCCAGGCTGTGGCCGACCAGCACCGGCTTGTCGAGCTTGCGCGAGACGATCAACTGGCGCAGCGACTGGCGCGCATTGTCGATCGGGTTGCCGGCCATCGGCGCGCGGCCGTCGAAGCCGGCCAGCGTCACGACATACACCACGTGCTCGGCGCTGAACCGGCGCACGGTGTCCTGCCAGGCCCACGAACCGCCGCTCAATCCGGGGATCAGGATCATCGGCGAGCCGCGCTGGCCGTGGCGCTCGACCAGCATCCCGTTCACTTCGAAGCTCTCCGCGGGTGCGATGGTGGCTGCGTAGCGGTTCTGCGGCGCCGGCGCTTCCGCGGCAAAGGATGGGGCGCAGGCGCCGAGGATCAATGCCAACAACAGTGCTGCTTTCATGATGACTCCTGGTCAGGGTTGAAAATCGATTCGATCGGCTTGCCGAACAGCCGCGAAATGGCGAAGGCGAGCGGCAGACTGGGGTCGTAACGCCCGGTCTCGAGGGCGTTGACGGTCTGGCGCGACACGTCGAGCAGGTCGGCCAGGTGGGCCTGGCTCCAGCCATGCTCCGCGCGCAGCTGGCGGATGATGTTGTTCATCGCGACAGCCATCCGCGCACGCCATTGACAAGGCCCCACGAGATTCCCATCACAATCCAGACGGCGAACATCGAGATCTTGGGGAAACCGGCGGTTTCGAGGAAGCCGTAGGTGAAGCTCAGGCCCGCGGTGATGGCGGCGGCGATCGAAAAGGCTTCGAGCATCCGGGCGCGCTGGTATTCGTCGATGCGCGACAAGTTGCGTGCGATGGCCCAGATCATCAGGCCGAAGCCGGCCATCGGCATCACCAGGATGGCGGTGCGCAGGGCGCCTTCGGCCATCGGACGTCCGAGGCGGATGGAGCCGACCAGCAGGATCGCGTACACCAGGATCGACAGCCACAGTTCGCGGCGGTAGGACTTCGCGACTCGTTTTTCGTGCTGCATTTTGCGTCTCCATGTAGTAAAGTATGCTTTACATACTAGACGCGCCAATTTCGGATGTCAAGTACCCTTTACATCTATTTTCGCGACCTGATCTCGACTACAATTCGGCCCTTTCCACGTTCAGATCGAAAACCCGCATGGCTCCAATGAATCCCCGCGTTGCCGTGATCGGCGGCGGCCCGGCCGGCCTGATGGCGGCCGAGGTGCTGAGCCAGGCCGGCGCGCGCGTCGACCTGTACGACGCGATGCCGTCGGTCGGCCGCAAGTTCCTCCTGGCGGGGAAGGGCGGCATGAACATCACCCATTCCGAGCCAGCCGCGGATTTCGTCGGGCGTTACGGCGCGCGGGCGGAGCAGGTCGGCGCGTGGCTGGCGCAGTTCGATGCGGCGGCGGTGCGCGAGTGGATCCATGGTCTCGGCATCGACACCTTCGTCGGCAGCTCGGGCCGGGTATTCCCGACCGATATGAAGGCGGCGCCGTTGCTGCGCGCCTGGCTGCACCGCCTGCGCGAAGCCGGCGTGCAGTTCCAC
This window of the Massilia sp. R2A-15 genome carries:
- the dctP gene encoding TRAP transporter substrate-binding protein DctP; translation: MSVMTRRTVLGALATSPLWLNTAWAQGSKIKISHQFPGGTVSEGDFRDRLVRMFAAEVEKRSKGALKFEIYPGSSLMKTNAQFSAMRKGALDMSLVPLSYAGGEVPEVNIGLMPGLVTSYDQGYGWKNAEVGKELNRILLEKGIVLVSWIWQAGGVASRTKPIVDPDDAKGMKVRGGSREMDLMLKAAGAAVVTLPSNEIYAAMQTGAMEAALTSSTSLISFRLEEVSKALTTGRGGAYWFMFEPLMMSKSVFDKLTKEQQALILTVGGELETFARKAAMDDDQAVAAVYQKAGAKVVDLNPAIVKKWQSIARAHVWKDYADKNANCAKLLALAEKTL
- a CDS encoding GntR family transcriptional regulator; protein product: MKSRSESLRETIEEMIAVGTLAPGQHLDETELAARFGVSRTPIRETLIQLASMGLVVIRPRRGALVAELGPQQLVEMFEVMSELEAVCARLGARRMAPAEQAALLAAHEACKEASLSKDPDDYYYKNEAFHYAVYAGSHNQFLIEQARSLSRRLRPYRRLQLRVRDRVGTSFSEHDAMVQAIVKGDGELAAQLAREHVMIQGERFADLMASLPQLTAAPT
- a CDS encoding FecR family protein, whose translation is MKTIPPAVAAVLACALAAGPCPARGQAAPPNLKLPEVRGDTIARLAVDGPHAFINRRPAPSGSYVFDGDTVTTGPGTSALLVLNDGGSVQLDQNTDPEFRLLRQGACLLMSILRGQAAIDTKGGCIEFRNQRLNTAGVARSVVNIRVTNREARVTVIEGSVEMMAPRMAKLGAYDQYFAASNGKSAIRRMTAADARAAGAWRQRYFRAEQPEADGPSDTDSSGAAAGASSGWCCFPAGAGAPSNPAACGRQHGIFHLGATNPNVCRPSYSQ
- a CDS encoding LysR family transcriptional regulator; this encodes MDVLNYMRLFVEVAKRKSFRGAAEALDMPNSTLSRNIAELEKAIGVLLLHRSTRRVELTVAGELYFKRCQSIVEEALCAHESFRDVAERPVGTLRVSMTPDFGVGYLAPMLGEFAAAYPLIKFDFDLSSRVVDLQSDPFDMAIRLGAAPTAPSSLVARQIALLPRYLYASPGYLARAAPLTHANDLANHVICMGTRSSRETDVWRRLMRGDEIVEIMGGSRFISNSAALSMEWAANSVGIAGLDPQIACANVAAGRLVRVLPDWQLEPVALHVITDTRHLPARTKLFISFLKARLSQPGICWQADCH
- a CDS encoding alpha/beta fold hydrolase, with the protein product MKAALLLALILGACAPSFAAEAPAPQNRYAATIAPAESFEVNGMLVERHGQRGSPMILIPGLSGGSWAWQDTVRRFSAEHVVYVVTLAGFDGRAPMAGNPIDNARQSLRQLIVSRKLDKPVLVGHSLGGALSIAFAEQDSALIRGVVAIDGLPVMPRTESMPAAQRAAIGGAMKARMASSSAEQFALDQQQFMRGTGVVDMERADELAKLSARSDPGAVGEAAAALIAADFRPGLKDITVPVLLVAPYFEPDAVQRGLTREMAKDYYTSLMAGTPKLQVVSIAPSRHFVMFDQPDMLADTLRGFLKSL
- a CDS encoding helix-turn-helix transcriptional regulator → MNNIIRQLRAEHGWSQAHLADLLDVSRQTVNALETGRYDPSLPLAFAISRLFGKPIESIFNPDQESS